A single window of Vigna unguiculata cultivar IT97K-499-35 chromosome 1, ASM411807v1, whole genome shotgun sequence DNA harbors:
- the LOC114182085 gene encoding expansin-A4-like, translating to MAFPWGALLTTTLLFLVAFSLPNAHAAENDTNKYNKKGELKKQRPAFAPTGWKKAKATFYDGDSKSFGGACGYEDVVKEGYGEDTAAVSIAMFKEGQTCGACYEVKCADTGGACKKGKSSISVTATNLCPDGGWCSPPKEHFDLAKTAFLKIAEEKAGVIPVNYRRIPCKKKGGIRFTITGNPHFNLISVSNVGGAGDVIEVEVRGDKKTKNWTTMKRNWGQKWQTDVMLVGETLSFRVRTSDRRHCIAHKVVPNTWQFGQTFEGKNF from the exons ATGGCTTTCCCCTGGGGAGCCCTCCTAACCACAACATTGTTGTTTCTTGTTGCATTCTCACTTCCTAATGCCCATGCTGCTGAAAACGACACCAACAAATATAACAAGAAAGGTGAACTCAAAAAGCAGCGACCAGCTTTTGCGCCCACTGGATGGAAGAAAGCCAAAGCTACTTTCTACGATGGAGACTCTAAATCATTCG GTGGAGCTTGTGGGTACGAAGATGTGGTTAAGGAAGGCTATGGCGAAGACACTGCAGCAGTGAGTATAGCTATGTTTAAGGAAGGTCAGACATGTGGCGCATGTTACGAGGTAAAATGCGCAGATACTGGAGGGGCATGTAAGAAAGGGAAATCCTCTATATCGGTGACGGCAACGAACCTTTGCCCTGATGGAGGATGGTGCAGCCCACCAAAGGAACACTTTGATTTGGCCAAAACTGCATTTCTGAAAATTGCAGAGGAGAAGGCTGGCGTAATCCCAGTTAATTATCGCAGGATACCGTGCAAGAAGAAGGGAGGGATTCGATTCACAATCACTGGGAATCCTCATTTTAATCTCATATCAGTGTCCAACGTTGGAGGAGCTGGGGACGTTATAGAAGTGGAGGTGAGGGGTGACAAGAAAACCAAGAATTGGACAACTATGAAGCGAAATTGGGGACAAAAATGGCAGACTGATGTCATGTTAGTGGGAGAGACATTGTCTTTCAGGGTCAGAACTAGTGATCGCAGGCACTGTATCGCTCACAAGGTTGTTCCCAATACTTGGCAATTTGGTCAAACGTTTGAAGGCAAGAACTTTTAG